The Brassica rapa cultivar Chiifu-401-42 chromosome A10, CAAS_Brap_v3.01, whole genome shotgun sequence genome segment TTCATTTCTGTCTAGATAACTAACCAGTATTACTTTGCTTCTCTTGGTTAGTTCTTGCACCATATCCATTCATCAACCCCGGTGCACCTGGTAAGACACCCTATAGTAAGTGCCATAAAGCCAAGAGACAAAACTACgctagataaaaaaaaaacgataatTTAGGGATATTACCTCTAGCTGAATGGTCAACTTCAGCTCCAGAGATCCTTGACATCAACTCAGTGATTGCAGAAAGTGGCTGCCATTCGCTTCTTCCTTCAGCCCAGACTAGAGTAGTTTCCTGTAGGTAACCGTTCTTGAAATGGTCTGCCCATTCAAAGCAACGTAAAGCGCTTCAATAGCTTATAACAGAAACATCAAGGAATATAGTAACACGGAACACTTACCACACAGCTCCAGGAAAGTATATGGACCCAGACTCTCTTGGTTTCCACCAAGAATGTACCAACCAACATCAGTAGCGTCTATTTTCACATTTTAACAAAACAAGCCATTAGTTAAATCTCCAGAGAAACATACTACAACTCCAACATTCTTAAACAAGTTATACACATACTCTATTGCCTCAAGCTATAATAGACTACACACAGTATGATTTGTTTATCCCCAAGATGAGCTTTTGCTCTGCTCTCAGTTTCTTAATGTCCTTAAACAACTTCTCTTCACACATATTATAAACCGGATCATCACAAACCCTAGGATCAATCTCCTCCTCGCAAAATATTTTGAGTACGAGAGCGAGAGAAGGAAGAGGGTTTTCACCTTTCGACGATTGAGGAGCCTGTAGCTTATCGGAGCCGGACATTGTTCTCTCTCTCGCTAACCTTCGCAAAATCACGAACGCTGAGAACCAAAACCGACTTAAAGAGTGGCGCTTttgagagacgacgacgacgacaaaTCAGACGAAGATGAAGACGGTAGAAGACCCTGACCTTGTTTGGATACAGAGAAACTCTTATCCTTGTACCGGATAAACATGAACCCATTCACAGCCCAATGGGCCAACTTTTTTTACATCTGGCCCACTTAAACCCATTGGGCCTTTGAGTGAGACGACGAAAAATCAGTAGTCAGACAAGAGGAAAGACGGTGGAAGAACCTGACTCTTGTTTGGATACAGAGAAAATTGTATCCTTAAATAGGATAAATAAAACCCATCCACATCCCAATGGGCCCACCTTATTTAATCTTTCTACGGATGGGCCCaccttaataattaaaaaaaaattagaaaactagCCGTTCGAGGATTCAACAACGGTCATATTTAGAAACTTGACCGTTTCAAGTCTCTCTACATAAACTCACTCCTCACGCTCATCACACACCACActctcttcttcgtcttcttcatcatcaaagaACACAAACCCACTTCTAAAAATCCAAACTTTCGATATGGGTTTGATTCAATCTCCATCCGTGGAAGACTCTCACTACTACACTCACAAGATCTTCCTCTTCTCCAACTACATCCTCCTCGGAGCCGCCACGAGCTGCATCTTCCTCACCCTCTCCCTCCGCCTCATCCCCTCCATCTGCGGCTTCCTCCTCATCCTCCTCCACTCCACCACCATCGCCGCCGCCGTCTCCGGCTGCACCGCCGCTTCCTGCGGGAGGAACCGGTGGTACGCCGCGCACATGGTCGCCACCGTGCTCACGGCTATCTTCCAAGGCTCCGTCTCCGTCCTCATCTTCACCAACACGGCCAACTTCCTCGGGAGTCTCAAGTCGTATGTGAGGGAGGAAGATGCTGCTGTGATCTTGAAGCTCGGCGGCGGGCTCTGCGTTGTGATATTTTGTCTTGATTGGGTTGTGTTGGTGTTGGCTTTCTTCTTGAAGTATTACGCTTATGTCGAGGGTGGTGATAGAGGGGTTGCGGTGAAGAGGAGTGGTAAGGTGCAGAGTGATGAGAATCCTAAGGATTGGCCATGGCCTTTCCAAGTTTGAAGTTACTACTGTCTTTGTCTTGTCTTCTTGTGTTGTTGAGGGCTATTATCAGTATCAAATGTTGGTTTTTGATCTGTGTTCTGTCggtggtatttgtgatttgttcaTTTGTTGTTTGTATCTGTCATTGTTGACAATGATtgactacatatatatatataatatgtgttTCGTTCCTATGGATTGTTTCTTTAATTTactcatttttttataattaagaaaCTTGTAACAATCTCTACGAAAACACAatgcaaataattttaaaaattacaaattgtAGGAAATTTGAGAGAGAAACATTGAGGAAGTGGATACAACAATACTAGAAGTCTAGAACAAATGGAGAATCTGAaacaaataaatagaaaaagtgatccaaaacaaaacaaggCTAAACACATACTTTTTATCTAACATATCTTCCAATACAAAACATACTTTCTGAACCTCCTTGTCATGGTGATGGTGAGGAGAATTGCATCATGTTATTACTTCTTTTAAGCCCTGATCTCTCGGCCGAATATCCAGCTGAAGGGTATGTTTCTTGCAGCATCTTTGTTTCTCCCTTGAGCCCTCTCTTCGAGTTTGCGGATCCTAGCAGGCAATTTACAGAGATAGTCCTGTTTCATGCAATCAAAGGAAGCCAAAAGTCAGAAAAATAACTTATATTCTACACTTTGATGACTGAACATTCTCCAAGTACACAAAAGAGGTTTTAGATGTTGTTGCTACCTGGGCCTTGTGTCCATCACCAGAAAGGCCTACCAAGTTCTCCACGTTCCACCGCCTCACAAGAAACTCCAGTATATCAGCATAGTCTCTAGCAGTGTAGACACCAAGCCTCTGGGCCACGGAGGAGAAATGCTCAAACAGATTGTCATCACAACCATCATACAT includes the following:
- the LOC103846341 gene encoding uncharacterized protein LOC103846341: MGLIQSPSVEDSHYYTHKIFLFSNYILLGAATSCIFLTLSLRLIPSICGFLLILLHSTTIAAAVSGCTAASCGRNRWYAAHMVATVLTAIFQGSVSVLIFTNTANFLGSLKSYVREEDAAVILKLGGGLCVVIFCLDWVVLVLAFFLKYYAYVEGGDRGVAVKRSGKVQSDENPKDWPWPFQV